The following proteins are co-located in the bacterium genome:
- a CDS encoding D-aminoacylase yields the protein MYDILIKNGQVVDGFNVPSFKADVGIKDERIVAIGNLRSGSSQTKLIEAKD from the coding sequence ATGTATGATATTTTAATTAAAAATGGACAGGTTGTAGATGGTTTTAATGTCCCTTCATTTAAGGCAGATGTTGGGATTAAGGATGAACGAATCGTGGCTATTGGTAATTTACGCTCAGGCTCATCACAAACAAAACTTATTGAGGCAAAAGATA